The genomic DNA GGTTGTTCTTCAGCATGGTACAACATGTTTAATGCAGGGCCTATTTCCGATTGTGGCCACTGCGATTCTTCTAGATACAAAAATGGTGGTCCATTAAACCACCTGGTTGAGCCATGAATTTCAGGCGTTTTAGTCCATTTCGTACCATCGTCTGCCACGTTTTAAGCCGATGGTACCCATCGCCAGCTGTCCACATCTGATTCTTCTAAAATCTCTCCTATCCGAAGCGCTATGAATTGCTGGAACTTTCGAGAATCGGAACGGATCCAGTAGAGCACATCCTTTGAATCTGTCCAGAATGTTCgtgtatgtatgcgtaccGACATTTCCTTTTGGATACATTTGGCCAGTCTCAGACCTAACACCGCGGCCATCAGTTCCATTCAAGGTATGGAAACGGGCTTTAGGGGTGCTACTGTCGTTTTCGAGGCGACCAAACTGCAATGTACTTGGCCATCAAAATCAGCCCGCAAAAATACAACTGCGGCGTAAGCATTCATACTGGCGTCAACGAATGTATGCATCTGCACAGCCTGGGCTCGGCTCACCCACTTCATGCACCGTGGAATGCGGacggcattcaaatttgaaagaagatcaagccagtgttgccaatcggCTCCGTCTTCGTTGGTAAGGTCGTCATCCCATCTGATATTGGATCGCCATATGTTCTGAAGGATGATCTTAGGGCGTATATTAAAGAATCCTAAAAGCCCAAGCGAGTCGAAAATAGACATGATCACACTCAGAACACGTCTTTTAGTTGGGTGCTCCTTAGATGCCTTCGCGAGCAAGTTCGGCGTCACCACAAACGTCAACAGACCTTGTCCTTGACGTAATTTGCTAGAGCTGGCGAGCAGGATGCTCCAAACGTCATGACTTGCATAACGTATGTTTCGGGGAAGCGTGACGAATCTCCATCACGCTAGAGAAACTTCTGTGCCGGTTGGTCTTCTTGGCGCACCTTGACTTGATGAAACATTTCCCTTATGTCGCCGGATACTGCGACAGGACGCTCTCGGAAGCGTATTAGCACCCCCATCAAAGATGCTAGTGTATCTGGACCTTTCAACAAACAATCGATCAGCGACATGCCACTAACTTTGGCAGCCGCATCCCAAACCAGGCGCGTCTTTTTCTTGTTCGGATTGGTGACTGTAAAGATAGGAAGAAACCACGATGTAGTGTTAGCTACTAACTCACTATCCTTCAACCGGCGGATATATCCCTTCTGTTTGTAAACGTGCATCGTGTTCATCATGAACTCTTTCAGTGGTGGGTCTTTTGACATCTTTGCCTCTAAACATTTCAGGCGCTTAACAGGCATCTGACAAGAGTCTGGCAGGTGCATGCGATCGAACCTCCATAACAGTCCGGTCTGCCAGCGCTTTTCGGCTTCCAGAtaggttgttgttgcctccatAATCTGCATCGAGCGTTCGTCGTCTTTGGATCTCAGCGGATGTGAGGAAACCTAGTGACTCAATTGAAAAATAGTTCTTCAGAGCTTCATCCATCCCACCGCCGCACTGCACTGGCAAATATGTAGCAGCAGAGGCGTGGTGCTGTCTCCCACAATGGGGCGGCCATATACGGCCCATCCTAGTCTGCTTCGCGCTGCTATGACGTCGTCGTTTTCACCTTCTCGTATCTCCAAGGGTGCagttattttgatattgtctaaACCAATGATAAGCTGATCCTTGACGTTGTTATACGGCAGCATAGGAAGCGTAGATAAGTGCTTCCGAGACTTGAGCAACTGTGGCCCGAAACTTTGCTCTGGTAAGTCCAAGTTCGCTATAGTTCGGACGTTTTTAAGGCATACTGTATTGCGTTACGTTCTGGAGCTGAAATGCTCACAGCCACGGACATCGACTCAGGTTCACTCTTGGTTATGTCCCCTGTCCATTTAAGACACAGCTGGGTCGCAGGACCATCTAATTCCAGCTCGTCTGCAAGCGCTCTTTCTATTAACGTACACTCAGCTCCTTCATCCACTAATGCATATGCGCGCACGCTTTTGATTTACTATAGAGCGTGATTGGAACATATCGAAACAGTGTCTTACTTGCAGAGCTGCCGTGAAACATAACGGCAAACTCACTTGCCTTAATCCGGTGGTTGCTATCTTGGCCCGTGTGCTCGACTTTACTACCACTCATGGTAGGCGTATGCAGCAGCACATGGTGCGTTGACTCGCAACCATCTACATGACGCTTCTTCTTTGATTTACACTGTTGTGCACGATGACGTAGAAATCAGCAAAAACAGAGCCTCTTTTCCTTAACAAGTTCCCAGCGCTGATTTTTACCCATTGATCTGAAGTCGTTGCAATCTGATAGAGGGTGGTTACCGGCGTACTTCGCACATGAAACCCtctcctgttcctgttgtgAACGTTGTTGCTGAGAACCCTCAGGGCTATCTACCgtgttgtgcacaaaaattcgCTCTCTAGTGGTTTTCGTGGAGCTCTTCTTTGCGTTAACAGCCAGTGGTGTCTCGTAGGGCGTGACCATAGTCGCGCACATTGCCACATTGAACAGCCAGTTATCAAAGGTGGCCAAACTGCTACCTTCATTCGACATTCGATGCCGGCCCCAATCCAATTTCATATTGCTGGGCATCTTAGCAACAAGCTCGTTCAGCAGCGCGGGATCGTAAAGATATTCGTGCATACCAATGGCCGCTATCGTTGCGCAGTAGTTTTGGACAGCTAGGGCCAGTCGGATAACGGTGCTCAAGTTGTCCGACTTTATTGCTGGTTCCTCTCGGAGcttttgctgcagagcagcaTGTACTATTTCAGAGCTGCCATACATCATTCGCAATGTGCCTGAGGCACTTCTGAAGCCTGATGAGATTTTCCTCGTTGCTGAATCCACATCTCTCTGTGGATTGCTCATAATTGCTGATAAAGATCGACCATTCTTCTGGTTTGGCTATAAAAATTGGTAAATCTTTGCTGATGACATGTCGCGCGCTGATTTGCGCAGGTGTCAGCGATCCATTCCACAGCATCGTATTATTACAATGCACATTGTCAAATTGCTGCCGTGGCACGTGCTCAATCGATCTATTGAGCGCTCCCAGACCTGTGTGGCCCAAGTACGCGGCAGTACTGGGCTCCGTAGCCTGGTTAAACACCGCCGTATTTGCTTGATACGGCAAACTGGGGTGTACACTCCAATTAGCCGCATCCTGTTTCTGCTTGTAGATCACGTTCTGGTATCCCAAAGGGTCGAAAAGAGCTCCCACTTTCTCAGTTCTTTGCTGCCTTGGTGTTAAACTTTCCCTTGGACCATTAGCAGCGGACGACGTAGACGGACAGCCGCTATAAGTTTCTATGATTGCTGCCCCGCTACCTTTTTCTACACCGGCGACTTTATCTTGTACTCCAGCAGGAGCATCTTGTTCATCACCGTCAGCCATCTTGCCACACCAATACTATGCAATCCGCTTTGAGGTTATGGCTGCTAAGAGTGAGTCCAGCTCTTGTACCACGTGTCTCTCTATAGGCAGCTAAGGTTGTGACTTTGCAAGTCGCTTGCATCGCAGAAATCTCCGCCGTAGCAGAGAATCCCTCGGACACTCTCTGCTGCAGAGAATATTTCAGAATGTTGGCACCGAGACTCGTGCCGGGGCGCGTATTCGGCAGGGACTTTTAGCGTCGAGAGATACAACTCGAAtcaattcgattcgtacgaggcggtacgatataatataattcgaacgctgaaatctttattattctatcattatttaacaacctatattttacatgattatgagccttacattcgtgctccgcacgcgcttctgttctctttcacttccgctcagctgcaagcacaaaacgaaaatgagcctcgacaaaaatgcagcttgtgcagctgcgtgcgatagacttatcatgtaaaaactaattctaacggtgcgcttccagtgtaagcagcgagggctgcctacagaaaaaatgcgagacccagtaggacttagtcaATAGATATTTTCACTTCGCTCCGTAacaatagtggtccgatattaataggattttgcatatatatgaggagaatagtaaaacttataaatgccgagcttggtcaagatatcttgataaacaaaatgttttggatacaaaaacctaaatttcgaacgatcgttcctatggcagctatatgatatagtggtccgatcttaataggatttcgcatatttatgaggatataatggtccgatcttaataggagattgcaaatatatatagagcatattaaaactaataaatgccgagtttggtcaagatatcttgataaacaaaatatttttcatacaaaaacttaattttcgctggatcgttcctttggcagctatgtatattatatagtgatccgatcttagtaagcttttgcatatatatgagaagcatattaaaataataaatgccgagtttggtcaagatgtttttcatacaaaaacttaattttcgaccgatcgttcctttggcagctgaatgatatagtggtccgaccttaataggattttgcatatatatgaggatataatggtccgatcttaataggagattgcaaatatataaagagcatagtaaaaataataaatgccgagtttggtcaagatatattgataaccaaaattttttcacacaaatacttatttttcgatcgatcgttcctttggtagctatgtatattatatagtggtccgatcttaatagaattttgcatatatatgaggagcatagtaaaacaaataaatgccgagttcggccaagatatcttgataaataaaatgtttttcatacaaaaacctaattttcgaccgatcgttcctttgggagctatatgatatagtggtccgatcttaataggattttgcatatatatgaggatgtaatggtccgatcttaatcggaggTTGCATTGATATGAGGAtcatggtaaaactaataaatgccgagtttggtcaaggtatcttgataaacaaaatatttttcacacaaatacttaattttcgatcgatcgttcctttggtagctatgtatattatatttatataaaagtccgatcttaataggattttgcatatatatgaagagcatattaaaactaataaatgccgagattggtcaagatatcttgataaacaaaatgttttgtatacaaaaacctaattttcgaccgatcgttcctatggcagctatatgatatagttgtccgatcttaataggatttcgcattaatataggatataatggtccgatcttaataggagattgcaaatctataaatagcatagtaaaactaataaatgccgagtttggtcaagatatcttgataaacaaaatatttttcacacaaaaacttaattttcgatcgatcgttcctttggtagctatgtatattatatatatataatagtccgatcttaataggattttgcatatattttaggagcatattaaaactaataaatgccgagtttggccaagatatcttgataaacaaaatgtttttcatacaaaaacttaattttcgaccgatcgttcctttggcagctatatgatatagttgtccgatcttaataggattttgcttatatatgaggatataatgttccgatcttaatcggagattgcatttatatgaggatcaccgtaaaactaataaatgccgagattggtcaagatatcttgataaacaaaatgttttttatacaaaaacctaattttcgaccaatcgttcctatggcagctatatgatatagtggaccgatcttaacaggatttcgcatatatataggatataatggtccgatcttaataatagattgcaatatataaatagcatagtaaaattaataaatgccgagtttggtcaagatatcttgataaacaaaatgtttttcatacaaaaacttaattttcgatcgatcgttcctttggcagctatgtatattatatagtggtccgatcgtagtaagattttgcatatatatgagaagcatattagaataataaataccgagtttggcaagatatcttgataaacaaaatgtttttcatacaaaaagttagttttcgaccgaacgttcctttgagaactatatgatatagtggtccgatcttaataggattttgcatatatatgaggatacaatggtccgatcttaatcggagaTTGCATGATATGAGgatcatagtaaaactaataaatgccgagtttggtcaagatatcttgataaacaaaatgtttttcatacaaaaacttaattttcgaccgatcgttcctttggcagctgaatgatata from Drosophila virilis strain 15010-1051.87 unplaced genomic scaffold, Dvir_AGI_RSII-ME tig00002137, whole genome shotgun sequence includes the following:
- the LOC138911706 gene encoding uncharacterized protein; amino-acid sequence: MEATTTYLEAEKRWQTGLLWRFDRMHLPDSCQMPVKRLKCLEAKMSKDPPLKEFMMNTMHVYKQKGYIRRLKDITNPNKKKTRLVWDAAAKVSGMSLIDCLLKGPDTLASLMGVLIRFRERPVAVSGDIREMFHQVKVRQEDQPAQKFL